Proteins from a genomic interval of Scomber japonicus isolate fScoJap1 chromosome 10, fScoJap1.pri, whole genome shotgun sequence:
- the rorc gene encoding nuclear receptor ROR-alpha A isoform X2, with protein MEYAEPDVPPADTPIKKGVVSKKTHLTQIEVIPCKICGDKSSGVHYGVITCEGCKGFFRRSQLPTVSYSCSRQSNCQIDRASRNRCQHCRLQKCLAQGMSRDAVKFGRMSKRQRDSLIAEVERHRQQQQQQQQQQQQLQAEPQSVLSYPIKGRQDRSPQLLQPMASAYSFTGETGLLSYTTDVHPYLVCSPSESQVSDMIYRSSGVSPTSRSQGRGDNSGHSDGRVFDSRQPPHDLMTIHPYNPLEDPYSLYPHSLRNIDELCASIVRSHRETCQYRVEELHALRWKLFSREEIQAYQSKSVDEMWQHCAIRLTDAVQFVVEFAKHIPGFRMLSQNDQIALLKTGSMEVVLVRMSRFFNTENNTVFFDGKFAGTEVFKSLACGDLIAAVFDFAHAMCALKLTEQQIALFCALVLINADRPCLEDRGRVQRVQRSVELGLTHILHRDHQQSLMHKLHQRMEVLRSLCSLHMEKLRWFSQRYPLTAHSMFPPLYKELFASEAELLPGTTH; from the exons GAGTCGTGTCCAAGAAGACTCATTTGA ccCAAATTGAAGTTATCCCATGCAAGATCTGTGGTGATAAATCCTCTGGAGTCCATTATGGAGTCATCACTTGTGAGGGCTGCAAG GGATTCTTCCGGCGTAGCCAGCTGCCCACTGTATCGTACTCCTGCTCCAGGCAGAGTAACTGTCAGATCGACCGTGCAAGTCGTAACCGCTGCCAACACTGTCGTCTGCAGAAGTGCTTAGCGCAGGGCATGAGCAGAGATG CGGTGAAATTTGGACGGATGTCTAAGCGCCAACGGGACTCTCTGATCGCTGAAGTGGAGAGACaccgacagcagcagcagcaacagcagcagcagcaacagcaacttCAGGCAGAACCCCAATCTGTGTTGTCCTACCCCATCAAGGGCCGCCAGGACCGCTCCCCGCAGCTTCTTCAGCCCATGGCTTCAGCCTACTCCTTCACTGGAGAGACTGGACTGCTGTCCTACACCACTGATGTTCACCCTTATCTGGTGTGCTCCCCGAGCGAGTCACAGGTGTCAGACATGATCTATAGAAGCTCTGGTGTCTCTCCCACATCTAGATCCCAGGGGAGGGGGGACAACAGTGGACACTCTGATGGAAGAG TATTTGACTCCAGACAGCCACCTCATGATCTGATGACAATTCATCCCTACAACCCACTGGAGGATCCTTATAGCCTCTATCCTCACTCTCTGCGTAATATAG ATGAGCTGTGTGCCAGCATTGTGCGTTCCCACAGAGAGACCTGCCAGTACAGAGTTGAGGAGCTGCATGCTCTCAGATGGAAACTGTTCAGCAGGGAGGAGATCCAAGCCTACCAGAGCAAA TCAGTGGATGAGATGTGGCAGCACTGTGCCATTCGACTGACTGATGCCGTGCAGTTTGTGGTCGAGTTTGCGAAACACATCCCAGGTTTCCGTATGCTCAGCCAGAACGACCAGATTGCGCTTCTGAAGACTG GTTCTATGGAGGTGGTTCTGGTGAGGATGAGTCGGTTCTTTAACACAGAGAACAACACCGTCTTCTTTGATGGGAAATTTGCTGGAACTGAAGTCTTCAAGTCTTTGG CATGTGGTGATTTAATTGCAGCAGTGTTTGACTTTGCTCACGCCATGTGTGCTTTGAAGCTCACCGAGCAGCAGATTGCTCTCTTCTGTGCACTGGTGCTGATCAATGCAG ATCGACCATGTCTGGAAGACAGAGGCAGGGTTCAGAGAGTGCAAAGAAGTGTGGAGTTAGGGCTCACACACATCCTACACCGAGACCACCAACAAAGTCTAATGCACAAG CTCCACCAGAGGATGGAGGTGTTGCGTTCACTGTGCAGTCTGCACATGGAGAAGCTGCGCTGGTTCAGTCAGCGTTATCCACTCACCGCTCACTCTATGTTCCCCCCACTCTACAAGGAGCTGTTTGCCTCCGAGGCAGAGCTGCTGCCCGGGACCACCCACTGA
- the rorc gene encoding nuclear receptor ROR-alpha A isoform X1, producing the protein MEYAEPDVPPADTPIKKEGVVSKKTHLTQIEVIPCKICGDKSSGVHYGVITCEGCKGFFRRSQLPTVSYSCSRQSNCQIDRASRNRCQHCRLQKCLAQGMSRDAVKFGRMSKRQRDSLIAEVERHRQQQQQQQQQQQQLQAEPQSVLSYPIKGRQDRSPQLLQPMASAYSFTGETGLLSYTTDVHPYLVCSPSESQVSDMIYRSSGVSPTSRSQGRGDNSGHSDGRVFDSRQPPHDLMTIHPYNPLEDPYSLYPHSLRNIDELCASIVRSHRETCQYRVEELHALRWKLFSREEIQAYQSKSVDEMWQHCAIRLTDAVQFVVEFAKHIPGFRMLSQNDQIALLKTGSMEVVLVRMSRFFNTENNTVFFDGKFAGTEVFKSLACGDLIAAVFDFAHAMCALKLTEQQIALFCALVLINADRPCLEDRGRVQRVQRSVELGLTHILHRDHQQSLMHKLHQRMEVLRSLCSLHMEKLRWFSQRYPLTAHSMFPPLYKELFASEAELLPGTTH; encoded by the exons AAGGAGTCGTGTCCAAGAAGACTCATTTGA ccCAAATTGAAGTTATCCCATGCAAGATCTGTGGTGATAAATCCTCTGGAGTCCATTATGGAGTCATCACTTGTGAGGGCTGCAAG GGATTCTTCCGGCGTAGCCAGCTGCCCACTGTATCGTACTCCTGCTCCAGGCAGAGTAACTGTCAGATCGACCGTGCAAGTCGTAACCGCTGCCAACACTGTCGTCTGCAGAAGTGCTTAGCGCAGGGCATGAGCAGAGATG CGGTGAAATTTGGACGGATGTCTAAGCGCCAACGGGACTCTCTGATCGCTGAAGTGGAGAGACaccgacagcagcagcagcaacagcagcagcagcaacagcaacttCAGGCAGAACCCCAATCTGTGTTGTCCTACCCCATCAAGGGCCGCCAGGACCGCTCCCCGCAGCTTCTTCAGCCCATGGCTTCAGCCTACTCCTTCACTGGAGAGACTGGACTGCTGTCCTACACCACTGATGTTCACCCTTATCTGGTGTGCTCCCCGAGCGAGTCACAGGTGTCAGACATGATCTATAGAAGCTCTGGTGTCTCTCCCACATCTAGATCCCAGGGGAGGGGGGACAACAGTGGACACTCTGATGGAAGAG TATTTGACTCCAGACAGCCACCTCATGATCTGATGACAATTCATCCCTACAACCCACTGGAGGATCCTTATAGCCTCTATCCTCACTCTCTGCGTAATATAG ATGAGCTGTGTGCCAGCATTGTGCGTTCCCACAGAGAGACCTGCCAGTACAGAGTTGAGGAGCTGCATGCTCTCAGATGGAAACTGTTCAGCAGGGAGGAGATCCAAGCCTACCAGAGCAAA TCAGTGGATGAGATGTGGCAGCACTGTGCCATTCGACTGACTGATGCCGTGCAGTTTGTGGTCGAGTTTGCGAAACACATCCCAGGTTTCCGTATGCTCAGCCAGAACGACCAGATTGCGCTTCTGAAGACTG GTTCTATGGAGGTGGTTCTGGTGAGGATGAGTCGGTTCTTTAACACAGAGAACAACACCGTCTTCTTTGATGGGAAATTTGCTGGAACTGAAGTCTTCAAGTCTTTGG CATGTGGTGATTTAATTGCAGCAGTGTTTGACTTTGCTCACGCCATGTGTGCTTTGAAGCTCACCGAGCAGCAGATTGCTCTCTTCTGTGCACTGGTGCTGATCAATGCAG ATCGACCATGTCTGGAAGACAGAGGCAGGGTTCAGAGAGTGCAAAGAAGTGTGGAGTTAGGGCTCACACACATCCTACACCGAGACCACCAACAAAGTCTAATGCACAAG CTCCACCAGAGGATGGAGGTGTTGCGTTCACTGTGCAGTCTGCACATGGAGAAGCTGCGCTGGTTCAGTCAGCGTTATCCACTCACCGCTCACTCTATGTTCCCCCCACTCTACAAGGAGCTGTTTGCCTCCGAGGCAGAGCTGCTGCCCGGGACCACCCACTGA